The Stackebrandtia nassauensis DSM 44728 genome includes the window GTGCGGGGGCCGCGTTCGCGGCGCGGTTCGGTGAGGTCTCGCAGTACAACCTGGTCTATCTGGCGATGGTGGCGGTGCTGCCCGCGCTGTGGTTGACGGCGGTGGCGATGAGCGGTGCCTTCGAGGCCCGGTTCCTGTTCGTGGGCACCGACGAGTACCAGCGGGTGGTGCGCGCGGGGATCACGGTCACGGCCCTGGTCGCGGTGGTGTCGTACGGGCTGGAGTTGCCGACCTCGCGGGCGTACGTGCTGATCGCGTTGCCGGTGGCGGTGGTGGGTTCGATGGTGTCGCGGTTTTTGTGGCGGCAGTGGCTGCACGCGGTGCGCACCCGGGGCCGGTGCGTCCGGCGGGTGGTCCTGATCGGACACGAGGCGCCGGTGGCGGCGCTGGCGCGGCAGTTGCGGCGCGAGCACTTCCACGGCCTGAACGTGGTGGGCGCCTGCCTGCCCGAGGGCCGGGCCGCCGGTCCGTTCCTGGACTGCGACGCGAAGGTGTACGGCGACTTCGACGCCGTCGGGCACGCGGTCGCGGCCGGACGTGCCGACACCGTGATCGTGTTGTCGTGTCCCGAACTGGACGGTGCCCGGTTGCGGAAACTGGCGTGGAACCTGGAACGCGGCGACACCGACCTGATCGTCGCCAGCGCCCTTGTGGACGTCGCGGGGGCGCGCACCACGGTGCGGCCCGTGGACGGTCTGCCGATGCTGCATGTGGAGCACGCCCGGTTGACCGGCGGCAGCCGGATCGTCAAGGAGGTCTTCGACCGGGTGGGCGCGCTGGCGCTGCTGGGTCTGTTCGCGCCGCTGCTGGGCGCGGTGGCGTTGGCGGTGCGGCTGTCGAGCCCGGGGCCGGTGCTGTTCCGGCAGCAGCGCATCGGCCGGGACGGCTACGCGTTCCCGATCCTGAAGTTCCGCACCATGTACACCGACGCCGAGGCGCGGCTGGCGCAACTGGCGCACCTCAACGAATCCGACGCGGTGCTGTTCAAGATGCGCGAGGATCCCCGGGTGACCCGGGTGGGTCGGGTGTTGCGGCGTTATTCGCTGGATGAGTTGCCGCAGTTGTGGAATGTGGTCCGGGGCGAAATGTCTCTTGTGGGGCCAAGGCCCCCATTGGAGAGCGAAGTGGAGCGTTACCCGGAGGAAATGCGTCGACGACTGGCCGTTAAGCCAGGCTTGACCGGCCTTTGGCAGATATCGGGTAGGTCCGATCTTCCATGGGAGGAAGCCGTACGGCTGGACTTGCGGTACGTCGAGCACTGGTCGCTGTCCTTGGACTTGGTGATCCTGGCCCGGACGTGCACGGCCGTCCTCCGTTCGTCCGGTGCGTATTAGATTCAGCACAGGCTAGATTTGTCCTCGATGCTGGACCAATCGGATGCCGCGCTAGCGCGGAGCCTCGCTCAGCAGGCGGGGCAGGAATTGTTGCTGCTGCGGGACAAACTCGGATTCGGTGACGCCACCGTGCTGCGCCGCGAGGGAGACCAACGCGCCCATGAGTTCCTGATGTCCGCGCTGGCCGAATTCCGGCCCGGCGACGCGATACTCAGCGAAGAGGGCAAGGGGGAGCAAGGACGCACCGGCGCGTCCCGGCTCAACGCCGAACGGGTATGGATCGTCGATCCGCTCGACGGCACCCGTGAGTACGCCGAGGCCGGTCGCGACGACTGGGCGGTACACGTGGCGCTGTGGGAACGCGGCACGCTGTCCGCCGGAGCCGTCGCGCTGCCCGCCCAGGACACCGTTCTGGGCGCCGACGCGCCACCGACACCGCTGCCGCCGCAAGGGCGGATCCGGATGGTGGTGAGCCGGTCGCGTCCGGCGGCATTCCTGACCGCACTGGCCGAGGTGATCGACGCCGAACTGGTGCCGATGGGTTCGGCCGGAGCCAAGACCGCGGCGGTCATCACCGGCAAGGTCGACGCGTACGTACACGCCGGGGGGCAGTACGAGTGGGATTCCGCGGCACCGGTGGCGGTGGCGCGGGCCGCGGGACTGCACACCTCCCGCATTGACGGAACCGACTTGACTTACAACAACTCGGACCCAAAACTGTCGGATCTGGTGGTATGTCGCCCTGAATTGTCAGCGTTGATCCTCAAGGGCATCGCCGCAGTCCGGTTACACCCGTTACCCACTCAAGGCTCGATCAACCAATTCATCAAAGGAGGGGCCGATGAGCGATTGCGACTATCGCGTCAGTCATCTTGACGCATTGGAAGCCGAAAGTATCTACATTTTCCGCGAGGTGGTGGCCACCTGCGAGCGTCCCGTGCTGCTGTTCTCCGGCGGCAAGGACTCGGTCGTCATGCTGCACCTGGCGGCCAAGGCGTTCGCGCCAGCACCGATCCCGTTCCCGGTCATGCACGTCGACACCGGGCACAACTTCGCCGAGGTTCTCGAATACCGGGACAACCGGGTCCGGGACCTGGAGATCGAACTGCTGGTGGCGTCGGTGCCGGACGCCATCGCCGCCGGGAAGGTCGTGGAACCACCCGACGGTATGCGCAACCGGATCCAGACGCCGGTACTGCTGGACGCCGTCGAGAAGTACCGTTTCAACGCGCTGTTCGGAGGAGCGCGTCGGGACGAGGAGAAGGCCCGCGCCAAGGAACGGGTGTTCTCGTTCCGCGACGAGTTCGGCCAGTGGGACCCGAAGAACCAGCGCCCGGAGCTGTGGTCGCTGTACAACGGTCGTACCCACCCGGGCGAGTCGATCCGGGTGTTCCCGCTGTCGAACTGGACCGAACTGGACATCTGGCACTACATCGACGAGCAGGACATCCCGCTGCCGTCGATCTACTACGCGCACGACCGCGAGGTCGTGGAGCGCGACGGGATGCTTTACGCGGTCAACGAGTTCATCCAGCCCAAGGAGACCGAGACCACGGTCGTCAAACGGGTCCGGTACCGCACCGTCGGCGACGCCTCGTGCACCGCCGCGGTCGAATCCGACGCCGCCAACGCCGCCGACGTCATCGCCGAGGTCGCCGCCACCCGCATCACCGAGCGCGGCGCCACCCGTGGCGACGACCGGGTCAGCGAGGCGGCCATGGAAGACCGCAAACGGGAAGGGTATTTCTAGAGATGAACGAAACCACCGAAATGCTGCGGTTCGCGACCGCCGGCAGCGTCGACGACGGAAAGTCCACGTTGATCGGACGGCTGCTGTACGACACCAAGACCATCTTCGAGGACCAGCTGGAGGCGGTGGAGTCGGTCTCGAAGGCCCGCGGCGACGACTACACCGACCTGGCGCTCTTGACCGACGGCCTGCGTTCCGAACGGGAACAGGGCATCACCATCGACGTGGCCTACCGGTACTTCGCGACCCCGCGGCGCAAGTTCATCATCGCCGACACCCCCGGACACACCCAGTACACCCGCAACATGGTCACCGGTGCTTCCACCGCCGACCTGGCGCTGATCCTCGTCGACGCCCGCAAGGGCCTGGTCGAGCAGTCGCGGCGGCACGCGTTCCTGTGCTCGCTGCTGCGGGTGCCGCACCTGGTGTTGTGCGTCAACAAGATGGACCTGGTGGACTACTCGCAGGAGGTCTTCGAGAAGATCGCCTCCGAGTTCACCGCGTTCGCCACCAAACTCGACATCCCCGACCTGACGATCATCCCGGTGTCGGCCCTGGCGGGCGACAACGTGGTGTCGCGCTCGGACAAGATGCCGTGGTTCGAGGGCACGTCGCTGCTGCACCACCTGGAGAGCGTCCACATCGCGTCCGACCGCAACCTGGTGGACGCCAGGTTCCCGGTGCAGCACGTGATCCGGCCGCACTCCAACTCCAACCACGACTACCGCGGCTACGCCGGTCAGGTCGCCTCGGGCGTCCTGAAACCCGGTGACGAGGTGATGGTGCTGCCCTCGGGCTTCACCACCACGATCGCCGGTATCGACACCGCCGACGGGCCTGTCGAGCAGGCGTTCCCGCCGATGTCGGTGACGGTGCGGCTGGCCGACGAGTTGGACGTGTCGCGCGGCGACCTGATCTGCCGTCCGAACAACGCGCCGAGGGTGGCGCAGGACGTCGAGGCGATGATCTGCTGGATGGACGAGAAGCAGCCGTTGCAGCCGGGACGCAAGTACGCCATCGCGCACACCACGAGGGCGGCGCGCGGGCTCGTCAAGGACCTGCACTACCGGCTGGACGTCAACACCCTGCACCGCGACGAGTCGGCCGACGGCCTGACCCTCAACGAGATCGGCCGGGTCACGCTGCGCACCACGGTGCCGCTGCTGTGCGACCCGTACCGCCGCAACCGCGCCACCGGCGGGTTCATCGTCATCGACGAGGGCACCAACCGCACCGTCGGCGCCGGGATGATCGTCGAGGCCGCGTAACGGTCTCAGCGTAGGACGGGCAGTTCGCCGCGACGGGCTTCGTCGAGGTGGACTGCCCGTACCGGTGTCGTGGCCGCGAACCAGCACAGCGCGTTGTAGCGTTCGGCGGCCACCGTGGGAACCCAGTGGTCGTCGTCGGTGTCGTCGTGGACGACGCCGATGGCGCGCTGGTCGCGTTTCTCGCGCGCCCACTCGTGTTCGTCTACAAAGATCAGACCGCGTTCGGTGCCGCTGTCGGCCAGCAGCGCCTCCAGTGAACCGGGGCGCGGCGGCGGCACCGGCATGACGCGCATCGGCTCACCCCGCACCGGGACCGCGATGACCTCGCCCTGGCCACCGGCGAAGCCGACGGTGAACACGTCGGTGACGCCGTGCCGGTCCTTCATGAACTCGCCCAGGTTGTGTTCGCCGCGTTCGGCCATGGCGGTGGCGCGGGCGTCGCCGACGTGGGTGTTGTGCGCCCACACCACGGCGCGCGCGTTGGGCCCGTGGTGGTCGGCCAGGTCCTCAAGGACCGCGACCATGTGGGCGACCCGGGTGTTCCAGCCGAAGCTGCCGCCGGTCAGCATCGCGTTGTAGTAGCCCTCGGCCCCGGCCCGCAGTTTGGCGTCCTGGGCGGCGTATTCGTCGTCGGGGGCGTCGGCCTCGTGCACGCGGGTCAGCAGTTCGGTGACCGATTCCAGGTGTTCGGCGGGGACCAGCGGC containing:
- a CDS encoding 3'(2'),5'-bisphosphate nucleotidase CysQ, coding for MLDQSDAALARSLAQQAGQELLLLRDKLGFGDATVLRREGDQRAHEFLMSALAEFRPGDAILSEEGKGEQGRTGASRLNAERVWIVDPLDGTREYAEAGRDDWAVHVALWERGTLSAGAVALPAQDTVLGADAPPTPLPPQGRIRMVVSRSRPAAFLTALAEVIDAELVPMGSAGAKTAAVITGKVDAYVHAGGQYEWDSAAPVAVARAAGLHTSRIDGTDLTYNNSDPKLSDLVVCRPELSALILKGIAAVRLHPLPTQGSINQFIKGGADERLRLSRQSS
- the cysN gene encoding sulfate adenylyltransferase subunit CysN, with protein sequence MNETTEMLRFATAGSVDDGKSTLIGRLLYDTKTIFEDQLEAVESVSKARGDDYTDLALLTDGLRSEREQGITIDVAYRYFATPRRKFIIADTPGHTQYTRNMVTGASTADLALILVDARKGLVEQSRRHAFLCSLLRVPHLVLCVNKMDLVDYSQEVFEKIASEFTAFATKLDIPDLTIIPVSALAGDNVVSRSDKMPWFEGTSLLHHLESVHIASDRNLVDARFPVQHVIRPHSNSNHDYRGYAGQVASGVLKPGDEVMVLPSGFTTTIAGIDTADGPVEQAFPPMSVTVRLADELDVSRGDLICRPNNAPRVAQDVEAMICWMDEKQPLQPGRKYAIAHTTRAARGLVKDLHYRLDVNTLHRDESADGLTLNEIGRVTLRTTVPLLCDPYRRNRATGGFIVIDEGTNRTVGAGMIVEAA
- a CDS encoding sugar transferase, giving the protein MVAGVDERRVSAPPRHHGGPPGWQRRYVTGLVCGDVLAGVVGAGAAFAARFGEVSQYNLVYLAMVAVLPALWLTAVAMSGAFEARFLFVGTDEYQRVVRAGITVTALVAVVSYGLELPTSRAYVLIALPVAVVGSMVSRFLWRQWLHAVRTRGRCVRRVVLIGHEAPVAALARQLRREHFHGLNVVGACLPEGRAAGPFLDCDAKVYGDFDAVGHAVAAGRADTVIVLSCPELDGARLRKLAWNLERGDTDLIVASALVDVAGARTTVRPVDGLPMLHVEHARLTGGSRIVKEVFDRVGALALLGLFAPLLGAVALAVRLSSPGPVLFRQQRIGRDGYAFPILKFRTMYTDAEARLAQLAHLNESDAVLFKMREDPRVTRVGRVLRRYSLDELPQLWNVVRGEMSLVGPRPPLESEVERYPEEMRRRLAVKPGLTGLWQISGRSDLPWEEAVRLDLRYVEHWSLSLDLVILARTCTAVLRSSGAY
- the cysD gene encoding sulfate adenylyltransferase subunit CysD, with protein sequence MSDCDYRVSHLDALEAESIYIFREVVATCERPVLLFSGGKDSVVMLHLAAKAFAPAPIPFPVMHVDTGHNFAEVLEYRDNRVRDLEIELLVASVPDAIAAGKVVEPPDGMRNRIQTPVLLDAVEKYRFNALFGGARRDEEKARAKERVFSFRDEFGQWDPKNQRPELWSLYNGRTHPGESIRVFPLSNWTELDIWHYIDEQDIPLPSIYYAHDREVVERDGMLYAVNEFIQPKETETTVVKRVRYRTVGDASCTAAVESDAANAADVIAEVAATRITERGATRGDDRVSEAAMEDRKREGYF
- a CDS encoding erythromycin esterase family protein gives rise to the protein MPTAADVRDSMLSLDGTDDLDPLLRRARSARFVLIGEASHGGHEYYAWRAAITRRLIAEHGFSFVAVEGDGPDCRRVDASVRSDSAADPGDVLEGQRGWPSWLWANEETIEFCRWLRQHNAELPHRQRVGWYGLDAHPLHASIRTVVDYLRDNAPDYVDTALGVHGRGKPLVPAEHLESVTELLTRVHEADAPDDEYAAQDAKLRAGAEGYYNAMLTGGSFGWNTRVAHMVAVLEDLADHHGPNARAVVWAHNTHVGDARATAMAERGEHNLGEFMKDRHGVTDVFTVGFAGGQGEVIAVPVRGEPMRVMPVPPPRPGSLEALLADSGTERGLIFVDEHEWAREKRDQRAIGVVHDDTDDDHWVPTVAAERYNALCWFAATTPVRAVHLDEARRGELPVLR